Genomic window (Arcobacter aquimarinus):
CCATTTTTTATAACAGCTTCATGAACAAATCTTCCATACATTCCAACTCCACCATAAATTGAAGGTAAAATTGCTGGGTGAGTATTTATTATTTTATTTGGAAATGCACTTAAAAGTTTTGATTCAATTTTTTTCATATAACCAGATAAAAATATATAATCACACTCAAATTCCAAAAGTAATTTAGTTATTTTCTCATCTAAATTTTCATTTGGATATCTTTTATCATTTATTATAAAATGAGGAATATTATAAGATTGAGCTTTTTGTAAGACCCCTGCATTAGTATTATTTGTAATTATTACAACCACTTTTGCATCAAATTCATTATTCTGTATGGCTTTTTGAATAGTTTCAAAACCACTTCCATTATAAGAGGCTAAAATTCCTATTTTTTTCATTCTTTTTCCTATTTTTTAAAGCTAAAATTATAACAAAATTATGTTTATAATCTTTGGGCATGAGTTAATGCAATTGCAATAGCATCTGTAATATCAAGTGGTTTAATCTCTTTTTTAATTCCTAATAATCTTTTAACCATAAAAGATACCTGTTCTTTTGTAGCTTTTCCATTTCCTGTAACTGCTTGTTTTACTTGTAAAGGAGTATATTCAGAAAAATTTCCAAACTCTTGTAAAATTTTTAAACTTATAGCTCCTCTAAATTGTGCAAGTTTTATAACTGTTTTTGGATTAAATGCATAAAACATATCTTCTATTGAAACCTCATCAATTTTATGCTTAGAAAATAATAGATCAAATCCTTCTGTCATCTCAACAATTTGCTCTTGTAAAATTTTTGTTTTTATTTTTATAAGCCCTGCTTCTAAAAGTTTTATTTCCCTTCCATTCTTTTCAATTATTGCATATCCACAGTTTCTAGTTCCTGGGTCA
Coding sequences:
- the purN gene encoding phosphoribosylglycinamide formyltransferase encodes the protein MKKIGILASYNGSGFETIQKAIQNNEFDAKVVVIITNNTNAGVLQKAQSYNIPHFIINDKRYPNENLDEKITKLLLEFECDYIFLSGYMKKIESKLLSAFPNKIINTHPAILPSIYGGVGMYGRFVHEAVIKNGEKKSGVTIHYVNEVYDEGEKILVKELELTLNETVDSLETRIKELEKEAIVEAFKKLLA
- the ruvC gene encoding crossover junction endodeoxyribonuclease RuvC, encoding MKILGIDPGTRNCGYAIIEKNGREIKLLEAGLIKIKTKILQEQIVEMTEGFDLLFSKHKIDEVSIEDMFYAFNPKTVIKLAQFRGAISLKILQEFGNFSEYTPLQVKQAVTGNGKATKEQVSFMVKRLLGIKKEIKPLDITDAIAIALTHAQRL